The Paenibacillus amylolyticus genome contains the following window.
CTACATGTGGGTGATTATAGCCCAGTGACAGATTGAACGTACCTGACACGCCATCGAGGTATTCAACACCTGAATCGTCAATCAACTTAATCCCTTTTCCGGCTACGAAGCGGTTGTTGGTCAAAGTTTGCATACGATTTCCTCCAATATTATGGTGTACTAGCTCGAACGAAGCTCAACAATTCCGGGTGATGCGGGCATCACCTCCTTTAAGAAATAGAATTTACATTTCCTTACTATGTTGTGCGAGAGCGGTACTGACTGCATTATTTTTTACAGTCCATAGATGTGAGACCATCAATGTGAGAAGCAGGATCAGACAGAATCCAGCCAAAATCCAGATCGTATTCACAACAGGCCAGGCACTCATGCTCCATCCAGTCACATATTGCAATACGGCACCTCCAATACCACCCGATGCGATCAGGATACTGGTTGTGAGTTCGGTCATGCCGGGAATCAGAACATTAGCATAGACGAGTGCGATACAGAACAGCCCTGACATGAACAAACCGGTCCCGAAGATCAGCACGTAAGTTGCCCACTGTCCAGTTACAAATACCATAGCGACTGCGAATAGAAGCGTGCCGATCGTACTCCAGATCAGGAAAGGCATATAGTTTACGGCTTCTGCTATTTTTCCAGAGAAAAGACGGCCGATGATCATCGCAATCCACAGGATGGAGACACTCAGTGATGCGACAGATTCCTGAAGCTGCAATCGTTCTACGAGAATGGAGGGCAGGAAGTTCATCAGTCCCAGTTCCAGTCCCATGTAGATGAAAAAGAAGATGACAAAAATCGTTAGTAACCCCAACTGTTTTCTCGAATATCGGGCTTTACCAGCTGCATGTGCCACTGTATTCTCGCCAGCCTGTTCCAGATACAGTGCGGCTGCACGGGGCATAGTGATCCACAGGACCATGAGTACCAGTGACAACACGGCCACGATATAGAACGTAAGATACCATAGATCCATCCAGATAAATAAGGCAGCGACAGCCGGGATGAGAAGTGCTCCAAGTGCAAAGAATACATCCAGCTTGGACATGGCGACTGCCTTCTGATTCTCAGTGAATTCGATCGTAAATGCTCCAACGGAAGGCTCAATGATACCTGAGCCAAAGCCTATGATAATGGTAAGCAGAAGAACGCTGGTCCAAGACGGCAAAAATCCGAGTACAGCATAAGCAGCCACAATACAGATCAAGGCAAGGGTCAGCATGGCTTTTCTTCCGATACGGGCTGTGAGGGCAGGAGCTACAAGTACACCGACAAGAAATCCGAGAAACTGCAGAAATAACAAAAATCCGCCATCACTGTAACCGCGCTCATAATATGACAATAAAACAGGGAGAAGGGCACCGAGCACAACGCTGGTTATGCCGATTAACAGATAAAAACCGCAGCTTAGAGCGAATATTCTTTTCAAAAGTCCGCCTCCTAGTTGGATAAAAATTTTATAATATGTAATTAATGTTTATTTTATATATAACTTAAACCATAATTGCCCAAATGTACATGCTTTTTATTGTAAAATAATGTTAAGTTTTGTAGGTTGGAAATGTTTCTTGGGTTTATTTTTCCCTAAAACGATTTCGTGTCGAAAGGATAAATTCAATCAAGTTATATGACCTTTTAACAGTGTTGCACTTGTAAGGGGAGGGAGGATCGAGGGATTGTAAATCGTGCAAAATAAAAAAACGCCCCCTCTCTGAGCAGACAGGAAACGTTCTGACAAGCCGTTCTATATGATATTTCTAACACACGCGTATCACCATTAAGCAGTCTGTACAAAGAAAATTCCATCGAATGGTGTGTAAGCAGACGCTGGACCCCTTCGCAAAAATAAATAACCGTTTGCATCAGGGAGACCCAATATATCCCGATATGGTTCAGGAAAATCTCCGGAATATATCTGACACACCAGTTGATATTCCTCTATCAGGTGGTTAATTCCTTTCACACCGTTTGGTAGCGTGGATGAGAAGAATGAAAATGCAGGGAAATCCTGATCGTCCAGCTCCATTTCAATCAAACGTACGCCGCTCAACGGAATGGATGGCACGGGACATACGGAAGTTAGTGGATGTGAAGATACCGAGACATAAGTGCATCCGGCGAGAATGTTCTCGTTCCATTCCAGCTCATCCCCCGTATAGGTTACCTGATCGAGAAAGTACTCGGAGGCGGAGTAGGTCGAGAATACCGAGATATATTTATCTTCTGGTAAAGAAGAGATATCAACCTGCTGTGAAAGTGTATTGCAATGGATGGAGAACAAATGCAATAGAGGCTGTCCCTCAGGATTAAGCGGCCATTCTGCAACGTATGCAGTCTCTCCACCAATCCACATCCCGGTGTCTTGGTTTGCATTATCGGGGTCAACTGTAATTCGAGTAACTTGGTACATGTGAAGCTCCCTTCAGTGGTTTTGGCTTTCCTATGTACTGCTCTATGTGTTTTCATATAACCGTTCATTGCTTCATTTCAGTATAAATGAGATGATGTGGAATGAGAATCAGTACAAGGTACTAACTCTTGCAGGGGATTACAAATGAGAAGCGGTGACACATGTTAATTAACAAATACATAAGTGAAACGGGATTCTGCTCCCGCCGGGAAACGAACCGGTTAATTGCAGCGGGACGTATAACGATCAATGGCAGGGTATGTGAAAAGGGGCGAATGTTGAACCTCATGATGTGGTACTCATTGATGGCATGGAGATCCCTCGTAATGACAGCAAACCTGTCTACATTGCTCTGAATAAACCGATCGGTATTGTCTGCACAGCAGCAGAACAGGTGAAGGGCAACATCATTCAATATATGAATTATTCTTCTCGCATATTTGCGGTAGGCAGGCTGGATAAGGCCTCTGAGGGGTTAATTTTGCTTACGAATGATGGAGGCATTGTGAACAAGATGATGCGTTCGGAGCATAATCATGATAAAGAATATGTAGTGACTGTAGATAAACCTGTAACTGATGAATTTGTAAAGTCCATGTCCGAAGGTGTAGAGATTCTGAACGTGGTGACCAAGCCCTGCGAAGTGTATAGGCAGAGCGAACATGTATTTCGGATTATATTGACACAGGGTCTCAATCTGCAGATTCGGAGAATGTGCAAAGCCTTGGGGTATCGCGTGTTGAAGCTGGAGCGTATCCGAATTATGAATATTACACTCGATCAACTGGAGCGGGGCCAATGGCGTCATCTGGAGCCAGAGGAACTGGAGATTCTGCTGTCTCAATTGAACGAGCTAAAATGAATTGAAAAATAAAGAGAAAAACGAAGAAAACACTAACCCCTCAGCGGATTAGTGTTTTTGTTGTTAAGCTTGTATGCTTTGCGCTCAGATATGTAAGAGCCGAATAGTGTTAAAAACGCACCAATTACAATTACCCAGGTGATCTGTTCCCGAAGAATGAGTGCAGATGACACGACAGTAATGACAGGCACCAGATAGATATATACACTCGTTTGCATAGCTCCGAGAAGATTCACAGCCCGGTTCCAGGTCACGAAACACAACGCGGAGGCACCCAGACCGAGGAAGAGAAAATTAGAAAGATTGGTCATACTTGTGAAGCGTCCGAGTTCCCAATGGAATTCGAACAGGAAAAGAGCTGGCAGCATGAAGATCAGGCCATAGAAAAATACGTTGCGGGTCGCACCAATGGTGTGGAAGCCAAGCTGGCCAATTTTACGCATTAATACAGAATAAATTGCCCATACCGCAGGTGCTATAAAAGCAAGCAGATCACCTGCCGGATTCAGTTGCAGCACGAAACTGCCATTCAGCGCGATGAGCAGAATGCCACTCAAGGCAATCCCAAATCCGATAATAAAGCGGCGGGTTAACTTCTCACCATCCAGGAAGAAATGTGCGAGTACGGCAGTGAAGAACGGGGCAATGGATACAATAACACCCACGTTGGAAGCGGTTGTGTACAGCAGCGCAATATTTTCAATGAGAAAATATAGAGTCACTCCACATATTCCTGCTCCGATAAACAAGCACTCTTCCCTGAATGAAGCGGTCCGCAGTGAACGAGGATAGATCAGCAAGAGTACCAAATACCCGATCAGAAAGCGAAAAAACAAAATTTCTACTGGAGTGAAGTCAATCAGCAGAACCTTCGTTGAGACAAAGGTAGTGCCCCAGATCAATATGGTGATCAAAGCGAGTACATGCCCGGTAGAGACCTTGGTGTTATGATGACTCGTCATACGATGTGATCGGTGGTTCGTTTCGGTTCGGTATCATGATTGAAGATACGTCTGTATTGCTTGGGCGTCAGGCCAATCAGCTTTTGAAAAAGTTCGTGAAGTGGCTCTGGTCGCTAAATCCTGTCTGTGCGGCAACTTCAATCGGAAGCTGGCCTTGTTCCAATAATCGTTTGGCTTGGTTAATACGAATGGTCTCCAGGTAGCGGTAGGGTGATATGCCCTTCTGGCGAGTGAACAAACGCAGCAGGTGATATTTGCTCATCTCCGTCAAGTCGGCTAACTCGTTTAATGAGATGTTCTCCATGTAATGAGATTCAATGTACTCACATATGCGTCTGATCTCCATAGTGACATCCTGAGTGGAAACAGGCGGTTCAGCATCTGAATAATCTCGCATCAATTGATCCAGCAGAAAGAGTAACAATTCTTCTTTGCAGAAATCCGATTGCTCCTCCAGAATTATCTGATGCAGCTCATGCAGGGAACCCACAAGTTCACTTTGGTAGAGAACGGGGGATGTAAACCGTGGCAAGTAAGCTTGTCCGGTAATCTCTCTCGCATACTCTCGCATCACCTCAGGCTGGACGTTGATACAGCGATAATCCAGCGTTCTGCCATCAACCTGTTCGCAGGCATGAGGATCATGTGGGTTAAAGACAATCATGTCACCGCTATTCAAAATGTATTCTTCATTGTTGCAGACGAGGTGACGCTTGCCTTGCTCAATAAATCCAATGACGTAATAGTCATGAAAGTGATTGGGAAACTTCTGCATAATGCCTTCAAACTGATATGCTTCTAGCTGTAAGTCGGTATCAAATACCACAGTCCGGACTTCCCGAGTCATGATGCACCTTCTTTCTGTATGTTAAGGTCATTATAGGTTGCAAAGAAGGAATTTTCTTGAACGATATTGCTATTTGCTCCAATTGTACGACCGTACAGATATCTCCAAAAACAAAACACCCGCAATCCCGGAGGGAAAGCGAGCCCTTTGCATAGTATAGTTGATTCATGAGTTCAAACCTACATATAAATGTGAAAAAATGATGTGAGAAAAATGTCTGAAGCGATAAGTCATTGTTCTTAATGTAATGTAGCCAGTGCTTCAGGTGTAAAAGCCTGAATCTCAGATAAGCGGCCTTCGCGTATTTTGGCAGCCCATGCGGGATCACCAAGGAGTGCGCGTCCCACAGCTACCAGGTCAAATTCCTGTTGTTCATATCGCTTCATAAGTTCGTTCATCCCCGGATGTTTGACTTCATCGCCTTCTGCTTCGGGCTCATCTGACATGCCTACAGAACCGACTGTTATCGTGGTTTGACCACTTAGCTTCCGCACCCACCCTGCAAATCCAAGATCGGATCCTTCAAACTCGGGCTCCCAGAAGCGTCTTGTGGAGCAGTGGAAGATATCTACTCCTGCGTCAACCAGCAAACGAAGAAATTGCTCCAGTTGTTCCGCTGTGTCGAACAGTCGGGCTTGATAATCATTCATCTTCCATTGGGAAATCCGCATTGCAATAGGGAAGTCAGGACCCACCGCAGCCCGAACCGCCGTGACAAGTTCAATCGCAAACTGTGTTCGTTTCCGAAGGTCACCACCGTAGCGGTCCGTCCTTCTATTCGTCGTTTTCCAGAAAAACTGATCGATCAGAAATCCGTGTGCACCGTGAAGCTCAATTCCGTCAAAACCGATACGTTGCGCATTAACGGCTGCATCAGCGTAAGCTTGAATCACCGTTGCGATCTCTGCCTCCGTCATGGGTGCACCTACTTGAGTACCTTCCATATCTATTCCCGATGGACTTAATGAAGCAGCTTCCGGGTGTGGTTCAGATCCAGAAGGACGAACGATTCCCATGTGTAAAATCTGAGGAAAGATTTTGCCGCCGGCAGCATGAACTTGTTCGACCACTTCAGACCAGCCTTGAAGAGCTGCTGCTCCGTACATATGGGGGATTCTAGGCTCACTTGATGCAGACGGATGATTAATGGTTGCACCTTCCGTAATAATGAGTCCAACACCATGCTCGGCACGCCGACGATAATATTCGGCCACATCGGGGCCCGGGACACCATCCGGGGAGAAGGCTCGCGCCATGGGAGACATGACGATGCGCGAGGACAGGGTTAACTTGGCAACGGTGTATGGTTGAAACAAATGCTTTGTAGAAATAATGTTATATTGTGGATTACTCAATGTGTGCACCTCCATTATGTTGTACCTTTTAGTGGGTACGAGTGCAATGTTAGCAATCCCTACAGGCTTACTCAACCAACAGTTTGATTGTTTTGTTGCTTAAGCGAAAGACACGGATTATTGTATGGTGTCTGTGAACTTGCTTTCACTTGTTGAACCAATAGCACTTATCTATAATGAAGAAGTCTGGCCAAATATGTTGTGTATAAAGGAGGATTGGGACATGTCGGGTGTATTGTCTCCAAACTCGAACGATCCGCGTGTCATTCGCACTCGGCAATTAATTTTGGATGCGTTTCTACACCAATTGAATCTTAAAAATTTCAACAGCATTACGATTCAAAATATTACGGAGCAGGCCACAATTAACAGAGCCACTTTTTACGCCCATTTTCAGGATAAATATGCCCTGCTTGAAGCTTTGTTATCGGATGCTTTTATGGAATATGTAACAAAAAGGGTGGACCCGGATGCCCGGTTATCAGCGGAAACTATACAGCAACTTATATTTTCATTATGTGATTATCACGTCTCAAGCAATGACTGCATCAAGAAATATGAGACAGTTGCACCGATAATTGAAGAAAACATCAAGACCCAGCTGGAACAATTTCTGCTTGAATTAATGAGCAAAGTGGCGAAGGATGTGGATTCCAAAACGCTGAAAGTAACTGCAACCATGCTAAGCTGGTCGATCTATGGAATGACGTATCGGTGGAACACGGATGGAAGACAGGAATCTCCTGATGACTTGGCCCAGCGAGTTGTTCCCTATATGATGGGCGGATTGGAATTGTTGAATTAACCTCATGAATTAAGCTGATGAATGAAATCGCAGTACTATTCGAATGGACGGAGGAGAAATGACAAGATGATTGAACATTTGGTTGTTTTCAAATTTAATGACAAAACCACGCTAGCCAAACAGCAGGAATGGGTGGAGCAATTGCTCGCGTTACAGGAACAAATTCCGGGGATTGTCACGTTGACCGCAGGGATCAATGTAACGGAGGAAACGGACCGTATTCAAGGTTATACGATTGGATTAAGAGTGACGTTTGCAGATCTGGAGGCACTGCGTGCTTATGGTCCACATCCTGCCCATCAAGCATTTGTCGCTTCTTTGGATGGTTGGGTGGAAGATGTCATTGTTGTTGATTATGCGATATAAAGTTGCAATCATAGAGGTTTGACGACTATAGGAGTTGAAGATTCCCATGTGTTTAATTTTATTTGCTTACAACATGCATCCAACGTATCCGCTTATTCTGGGATCAAACAGGGATGAATTCTATCACAGACCTACGGCTCAAGCACATTATTGGGAAGATTACCCGCAAATATTGGCAGGGCGAGACTTGTCAAAAATGGGAACCTGGATGGGCGTAACAACAGATGGGCGTCTGGCCGCTGTTACGAATTATCGTGATCCGAATGAAGAGCTACATGCCAAGGGCTCAAGAGGAGATCTGGTTGCTGACTTTCTAAAGGGAACGTCCACACCTGAGCAATATATACAACGCGCGGTGCAAAGCCGAGATCATTATCCTGGCTATAATTTGTTAGTGGGTGATCCGGAGAATCTCTATTATTATTCGAATGTGGGTAATGTGGTGATGAAGTTGCAACCGAGAATATACGGGATTAGTAATCACTTGATTAATACAGATTGGCCCAAGGTGAAACGTGGGAAAGAAGGGCTGGAGAATCATCCAAGGGAAGGCCGTGGACGAACTTTTGCCTCATACAGGCGTTCCATTGGAGTGGGAACGATTATTATCCCCCATCTTCGTTAGAAGTGAGAAATTCGACTACGGGACCAGAGCTTCATCCGTTGTACTGATGAACAGAGAAGAAGTATTTTTCACGGAGATGGTTCACCAGAACGGAGAGGTCATGGAGCAACGTTTTAACATAAACCTCTTACCTGGCCAAGCTGAGAATATGAAATAAGTGATGTCCAGACGTTATATATTTACATGAATAATTGAAGTAGACTGCTCTTTGATCTTTTTTTCTTTGGGTATCAGAGCGTACTTTCAAATTTTATATGTCA
Protein-coding sequences here:
- a CDS encoding NADH:flavin oxidoreductase is translated as MSNPQYNIISTKHLFQPYTVAKLTLSSRIVMSPMARAFSPDGVPGPDVAEYYRRRAEHGVGLIITEGATINHPSASSEPRIPHMYGAAALQGWSEVVEQVHAAGGKIFPQILHMGIVRPSGSEPHPEAASLSPSGIDMEGTQVGAPMTEAEIATVIQAYADAAVNAQRIGFDGIELHGAHGFLIDQFFWKTTNRRTDRYGGDLRKRTQFAIELVTAVRAAVGPDFPIAMRISQWKMNDYQARLFDTAEQLEQFLRLLVDAGVDIFHCSTRRFWEPEFEGSDLGFAGWVRKLSGQTTITVGSVGMSDEPEAEGDEVKHPGMNELMKRYEQQEFDLVAVGRALLGDPAWAAKIREGRLSEIQAFTPEALATLH
- a CDS encoding NRDE family protein — encoded protein: MCLILFAYNMHPTYPLILGSNRDEFYHRPTAQAHYWEDYPQILAGRDLSKMGTWMGVTTDGRLAAVTNYRDPNEELHAKGSRGDLVADFLKGTSTPEQYIQRAVQSRDHYPGYNLLVGDPENLYYYSNVGNVVMKLQPRIYGISNHLINTDWPKVKRGKEGLENHPREGRGRTFASYRRSIGVGTIIIPHLR
- a CDS encoding DUF1963 domain-containing protein, translating into MYQVTRITVDPDNANQDTGMWIGGETAYVAEWPLNPEGQPLLHLFSIHCNTLSQQVDISSLPEDKYISVFSTYSASEYFLDQVTYTGDELEWNENILAGCTYVSVSSHPLTSVCPVPSIPLSGVRLIEMELDDQDFPAFSFFSSTLPNGVKGINHLIEEYQLVCQIYSGDFPEPYRDILGLPDANGYLFLRRGPASAYTPFDGIFFVQTA
- a CDS encoding MFS transporter, with the translated sequence MKRIFALSCGFYLLIGITSVVLGALLPVLLSYYERGYSDGGFLLFLQFLGFLVGVLVAPALTARIGRKAMLTLALICIVAAYAVLGFLPSWTSVLLLTIIIGFGSGIIEPSVGAFTIEFTENQKAVAMSKLDVFFALGALLIPAVAALFIWMDLWYLTFYIVAVLSLVLMVLWITMPRAAALYLEQAGENTVAHAAGKARYSRKQLGLLTIFVIFFFIYMGLELGLMNFLPSILVERLQLQESVASLSVSILWIAMIIGRLFSGKIAEAVNYMPFLIWSTIGTLLFAVAMVFVTGQWATYVLIFGTGLFMSGLFCIALVYANVLIPGMTELTTSILIASGGIGGAVLQYVTGWSMSAWPVVNTIWILAGFCLILLLTLMVSHLWTVKNNAVSTALAQHSKEM
- a CDS encoding NRDE family protein: MDELLPHTGVPLEWERLLSPIFVRSEKFDYGTRASSVVLMNREEVFFTEMVHQNGEVMEQRFNINLLPGQAENMK
- a CDS encoding TetR/AcrR family transcriptional regulator; this translates as MSGVLSPNSNDPRVIRTRQLILDAFLHQLNLKNFNSITIQNITEQATINRATFYAHFQDKYALLEALLSDAFMEYVTKRVDPDARLSAETIQQLIFSLCDYHVSSNDCIKKYETVAPIIEENIKTQLEQFLLELMSKVAKDVDSKTLKVTATMLSWSIYGMTYRWNTDGRQESPDDLAQRVVPYMMGGLELLN
- a CDS encoding DMT family transporter, with amino-acid sequence MTSHHNTKVSTGHVLALITILIWGTTFVSTKVLLIDFTPVEILFFRFLIGYLVLLLIYPRSLRTASFREECLFIGAGICGVTLYFLIENIALLYTTASNVGVIVSIAPFFTAVLAHFFLDGEKLTRRFIIGFGIALSGILLIALNGSFVLQLNPAGDLLAFIAPAVWAIYSVLMRKIGQLGFHTIGATRNVFFYGLIFMLPALFLFEFHWELGRFTSMTNLSNFLFLGLGASALCFVTWNRAVNLLGAMQTSVYIYLVPVITVVSSALILREQITWVIVIGAFLTLFGSYISERKAYKLNNKNTNPLRG
- a CDS encoding Dabb family protein, giving the protein MIEHLVVFKFNDKTTLAKQQEWVEQLLALQEQIPGIVTLTAGINVTEETDRIQGYTIGLRVTFADLEALRAYGPHPAHQAFVASLDGWVEDVIVVDYAI